In a single window of the Prinia subflava isolate CZ2003 ecotype Zambia chromosome 3, Cam_Psub_1.2, whole genome shotgun sequence genome:
- the LOC134548834 gene encoding zinc finger and BTB domain-containing protein 20 has protein sequence MTERIHSINLHNFSNSVLETLNEQRNRGHFCDVTVRIHGSMLRAHRCVLAAGSPFFQDKLLLGYSDIEIPSVVSVQSVQKLIDFMYSGVLRVSQSEALQILTAASILQIKTVIDECTRIVSQNVGDVYPVIQDSGQETPRGTPESGTSGQSTDTESGYLQSHSQHSVDRIYSALYACSMQNGSGERSFYSGAVVSHHETALGLPRDHHIEDPSWITRIHERSQQMERYLSTTPETTHCRKQPRPVRIQTLMGNIHIKQEMEDDYDYYGQQRVQILERNESEECTEDTDQAEGTESEPKGESFDSGVSSSIGTEPDSMEQQFMAGLGRDGQQEPSQTDQNDVPADGTQPQQQQQHVDANSSSPERSNDVEMDSKVLTVNNSTEKGALQPSVNTSVAQPLPTTQIYLRQTETLTSNLRMPLTLTSNTQVIGTAGNTYLPALFTTQSAGSGPKPFLFSLPQPLAGQQTQFVTVSQPGLSTFTAQLPAPQPLAQSAGHSTGGGQGEKKPYECTLCNKTFTAKQNYVKHMFVHTGEKPHQCSICWRSFSLKDYLIKHMVTHTGVRAYQCSICNKRFTQKSSLNVHMRLHRGEKSYECYICKKKFSHKTLLERHVALHSATNGTPGATGAGARAVPAGVVACTEGTTYVCSVCPAKFDQIEHFNDHMRMHVSDG, from the exons ATGACAGAGCGCATTCATAGCATCAACCTTCACAACTTCAGCAATTCTGTGCTCGAGACCCTCAACGAGCAGCGCAACCGTGGCCACTTCTGTGACGTGACGGTCCGCATCCACGGGAGCATGCTGCGCGCCCACCGCTGCGTGCTGGCGGCTGGCAGCCCCTTCTTCCAGgacaagctgctgctgggctaCAGCGACATCGAGATCCCCTCGGTGGTGTCGGTCCAGTCCGTGCAAAAGCTCATTGACTTCATGTACAGCGGGGTGCTGCGGGTCTCACAGTCAGAGGCCCTCCAAATCCTCACCGCCGCCAGCATCCTGCAGATCAAGACTGTGATTGATGAGTGCACAAGGATTGTCTCACAAAATGTGGGAGATGTCTACCCGGTGATTCAGGATTCTGGCCAAGAGACACCCAGGGGAACACCTGAATCAGGCACCTCGGGGCAGAGCACTGACACAGAGTCTGGCTACCTGCAGAGCCATTCACAGCACAGTGTGGACAGGATCTATTCAGCCCTCTATGCCTGTTCCATGCAAAATGGCAGTGGGGAGCGCTCCTTTTACAGTGGAGCTGTGGTCAGCCACCATGAGACAGCCCTGGGACTCCCCAGGGACCATCACATAGAAGACCCCAGCTGGATTACCCGGATCCACGAACGGTCGCAGCAGATGGAGCGGTACCTCTCCACCACTCCAGAGACCACACACTGCCGGAAGCAACCCCGCCCTGTCCGAATCCAAACCCTGATGGGCAACATCCATATTAAACAGGAGATGGAGGATGACTATGACTACTACGGCCAACAGAGGGTGCAGATCCTTGAGCGCAACGAGTCTGAGGAATGCACTGAGGACACCGACCAAGCAGAAGGCACTGAGAGCGAGCCCAAAGGGGAGAGTTTTGACTCGGGTGTCAGTTCCTCCATTGGCACCGAGCCTGATTCTATGGAGCAGCAGTTTATGGCTGGCCTGGGCCGGGATGGGCAGCAAGAACCTTCTCAAACAGATCAAAATGATGTCCCTGCTGACGGCACTcagccgcagcagcagcagcaacatgTAGATGCCAACTCTTCCTCACCAGAGAGAAGCAATGACGTTGAAATGGACAGCAAAGTGCTCACAGTCAATAACAGCACCGAAAAGGGGGCTTTGCAGCCTTCTGTCAACACATCTGTTGCCCAACCATTGCCAACCACACAGATCTACTTACGCCAGACAGAAACCCTCACCAGCAATCTGAGGATGCCACTGACTCTGACCAGCAACACTCAGGTCATTGGCACAGCTGGCAACACCTACCTGCCTGCCCTTTTCACCACGCAGTCTGCTGGCAGCGGCCCTAAGCCTTTTCTCTTCAGCCTGCCCCAGCCTTTAGCTGGCCAACAGACACAGTTTGTGACAGTGTCCCAGCCCGGCCTGTCAACCTTTActgcccagctgccagccccacagcccctggcccAGTCTGCgggccacagcacagggggTGGGCAAGGCGAAAAAAAGCCTTACGAGTGCACTCTCTGTAACAAGACTTTCACCGCCAAACAGAACTACGTCAAGCACATGTTTGTACACACAG GAGAGAAGCCACACCAATGCAGCATCTGTTGGCGCTCCTTCTCTTTAAAGGATTACCTAATCAAACACATGGTGACACACACTGGCGTGAGGGCCTACCAGTGCAGTATCTGCAACAAGCGCTTCACCCAGAAGAGCTCCCTTAACGTGCACATGCGTCTCCACCGCGGGGAGAAGTCCTACGAGTGCTACATCTGCAAGAAGAAGTTCTCCCACAAGACCCTGCTGGAGAGGCATGTGGCTCTGCACAGTGCCACCAACGGCACGCCCGGAGCCACCGGCGCCGGCGCGAGGGCTGTCCCCGCCGGCGTGGTGGCCTGCACGGAGGGGACCACGTACGTCTGCTCTGTCTGTCCAGCTAAGTTTGACCAAATTGAGCATTTCAACGACCACATGAGGATGCATGTGTCAGACGGATAA